A window from Acidobacteriota bacterium encodes these proteins:
- the hspQ gene encoding heat shock protein HspQ: MSFQARFSIGQLVHHRLFDYRGVIFDVDPVFQGTDEWYEKVAKSRPPKSDPWYHVLVDGEEHTTYVAERNLEPDTSDEAIDHPLVQHLFAGLESGHYLPNHGVN, encoded by the coding sequence ATGAGCTTCCAAGCCAGGTTCAGTATCGGCCAGTTGGTCCATCACCGTTTATTCGATTACCGCGGCGTCATCTTCGACGTCGATCCGGTGTTCCAGGGTACCGACGAGTGGTACGAGAAGGTGGCTAAGAGCCGGCCGCCGAAGAGCGATCCCTGGTACCACGTGCTGGTCGACGGTGAAGAGCACACGACCTACGTGGCGGAGCGCAATCTCGAGCCCGACACCAGTGACGAGGCGATCGACCATCCGCTAGTGCAGCATCTCTTCGCCGGTCTCGAGAGCGGGCACTACCTGCCAAATCACGGGGTGAACTGA